In Lachnospiraceae bacterium, one DNA window encodes the following:
- a CDS encoding aldo/keto reductase: protein MNKIILGKTGIIIEKQGFGCLPIQRISQQDAVYLLHKAYDGGINFFDTARAYSDSEQKVGAAFSDMRDHVVLATKTGAKTAEEFWKDLETSLRTLKTDYIDIYQFHNPSFCPQPGGEDGLYDAALKAKEQGKIRHISITNHRLTVAHQAIDSGLYETLQFPFSYLAGEQEMKLVQKCREKNMGFIAMKGMAGGLIQDGITAAAWMDTQEGVVPIWGVQRESELDQFLKCIREGAELTKERLETIEKDRKELCGEFCRGCGYCMPCPAGIEINQCARMSLMLRRAPAAAWLTESWQQKMHQIENCLHCGHCMSKCPYGLNTPELLQANYEDYWKVLEESKKEK from the coding sequence ATGAATAAGATCATACTTGGCAAAACAGGGATTATTATTGAGAAACAGGGCTTTGGATGTCTGCCGATTCAGCGTATCAGTCAACAGGATGCAGTGTATCTGCTGCACAAGGCTTATGATGGAGGCATTAATTTTTTTGATACGGCCCGGGCTTACTCAGACAGTGAGCAGAAGGTGGGAGCAGCATTTTCAGATATGCGTGACCACGTTGTTCTGGCAACAAAGACCGGAGCAAAAACGGCAGAGGAATTCTGGAAAGACCTGGAAACAAGTCTTCGCACTTTAAAGACAGATTATATTGATATTTATCAGTTCCACAATCCGTCATTCTGCCCTCAGCCAGGTGGAGAAGACGGTCTTTACGATGCAGCTCTTAAAGCAAAAGAACAGGGGAAAATCCGTCATATTTCCATAACAAACCACCGTTTGACAGTAGCACACCAGGCCATTGATTCCGGGCTTTATGAAACACTGCAGTTTCCGTTCAGTTATCTTGCCGGTGAGCAGGAGATGAAGCTTGTACAAAAATGCCGTGAAAAGAATATGGGATTTATTGCCATGAAAGGTATGGCAGGTGGTCTTATACAGGATGGCATTACAGCAGCTGCATGGATGGACACACAGGAGGGCGTTGTTCCAATCTGGGGTGTACAGCGGGAAAGCGAACTGGATCAGTTCCTTAAGTGTATCAGAGAAGGGGCAGAGCTGACAAAAGAACGTCTGGAGACTATCGAAAAAGACCGCAAAGAACTATGCGGCGAGTTCTGCCGTGGCTGCGGATACTGTATGCCATGTCCGGCAGGCATTGAAATTAACCAGTGCGCCCGTATGTCTCTTATGCTTAGAAGAGCTCCGGCGGCTGCATGGCTGACTGAATCCTGGCAGCAGAAAATGCACCAGATTGAAAACTGCCTTCACTGTGGCCACTGCATGTCCAAATGTCCATACGGTCTCAACACGCCAGAACTATTGCAGGCAAATTACGAAGACTATTGGAAGGTGCTTGAGGAGAGTAAAAAGGAGAAATAA
- a CDS encoding 4Fe-4S binding protein, whose translation MIRKIIRIDKEKCNGCGACAIACHEGAIDIIAGKAELVREHFCDGLGDCLPECPTGAISFEEREAPAYNEEAVKEAQKTTAAKKQAMSLHTGCPGSKIMQIQRMETPESVKSSSAANSVSKLQNWPVQIKLAPVSAPYFNDAKLLIAADCTAYAYASFHQDFIRNKVTLIGCPKLDQVDYSEKLTAIIQNNNIQSVTIVRMEVPCCGGLEMAAKKALQNSGKFIPWQVVTISIDGKIME comes from the coding sequence ATGATAAGAAAGATTATCCGGATTGATAAAGAAAAATGTAACGGCTGCGGTGCCTGCGCAATTGCCTGCCACGAAGGTGCCATTGATATCATCGCCGGAAAAGCCGAACTAGTAAGAGAACATTTCTGTGACGGATTGGGAGATTGTCTCCCGGAATGTCCTACTGGAGCAATTTCATTTGAGGAAAGAGAAGCACCTGCATATAATGAAGAAGCTGTGAAAGAAGCTCAGAAAACAACAGCTGCCAAAAAACAGGCAATGTCCCTTCATACCGGCTGTCCAGGATCTAAAATCATGCAGATCCAGCGAATGGAAACACCTGAGTCTGTAAAATCATCTTCAGCCGCAAATTCGGTATCAAAGCTTCAGAACTGGCCAGTACAGATTAAACTGGCTCCAGTCAGTGCACCATATTTTAACGATGCAAAGCTTTTAATCGCAGCTGATTGTACTGCTTACGCTTACGCAAGCTTTCATCAGGATTTTATCCGGAATAAGGTCACATTAATTGGCTGTCCAAAATTAGATCAGGTGGATTATAGTGAGAAACTGACTGCAATCATTCAAAATAATAATATCCAAAGTGTAACGATCGTAAGAATGGAAGTTCCATGCTGCGGTGGGCTTGAAATGGCTGCCAAAAAAGCTCTTCAAAACAGCGGAAAGTTTATTCCATGGCAGGTTGTAACGATAAGTATTGATGGAAAAATCATGGAATAA
- a CDS encoding Crp/Fnr family transcriptional regulator produces MKKYLPILRNSPFFKGLSDNEILSILHCVNGTIISKERDSYIFRAGDSTDVMGLVISGCVLVIQEDLWGHRNILSKCHTGDFFGEPYAASPGAVLNISVVADGDCEIIFFNIQRLLVTCPTACEHHQKLIRNLVSVLANKILILNDKITHIGKRTTRDKLLSYLSAESARQSSLSFDIPFDRQQLADYLCIDRAAMSTEISKLQKEGFIKTNRNHFELTVSDDEDLRIKM; encoded by the coding sequence TTGAAAAAATATTTACCTATTCTAAGAAACAGTCCATTTTTTAAAGGTCTTTCTGATAACGAGATATTATCCATATTGCACTGTGTAAACGGAACAATAATTTCCAAAGAACGAGATTCTTATATTTTCAGGGCAGGAGATTCTACCGATGTAATGGGGCTTGTGATATCAGGCTGTGTTCTTGTTATTCAGGAAGATCTTTGGGGACATCGTAATATTCTGTCCAAATGTCATACCGGTGATTTTTTTGGAGAACCATATGCAGCAAGCCCGGGGGCTGTTCTGAATATCAGTGTGGTAGCTGATGGGGATTGTGAGATTATTTTTTTTAATATCCAGAGGCTTCTGGTTACTTGTCCAACGGCATGTGAACATCATCAGAAGCTGATCCGAAACCTGGTCAGTGTCTTGGCAAATAAGATACTGATCCTGAACGATAAGATCACACACATTGGCAAGCGAACGACCAGGGATAAACTATTATCGTATCTGTCAGCAGAGTCGGCCAGACAGTCCTCCTTATCCTTTGATATTCCCTTTGACCGGCAGCAGTTGGCAGATTATCTTTGCATTGACCGTGCGGCAATGTCTACGGAGATATCAAAGTTACAAAAAGAAGGATTTATAAAAACAAATCGGAATCATTTTGAATTAACTGTTTCTGATGATGAGGATTTAAGAATAAAAATGTGA
- a CDS encoding WYL domain-containing protein, producing the protein MAYSELIKNFNKIRDYMRDFYVYGFKSRDDYTKKSARSYDDEKRRIESWLGEYMKFHQTADGKNVFLSIDSRVTRHNPLYKAWKTKSFTDGDITLHFIIMDILSDGQERSLVAIVSQVDQYLSAFDHARVFDISTIRKKLNEYVKEGLLVSRKNGKMMLYRRTEELEMPGTDVLDFFSETAPCGVIGSFLKDKTNDIADNFAFKHHYITGAMDSEVLCTILEAIHEKRNVTVEMLHRRKNRVTESNVVPLRIMISVQSGRQYMMAYAPYFKRITAYRLDNIFAVKNGEIADRFDELRDKLNGMQQHMWGVATDSRSGNRMEHIEFTVWYDDGEQHIPRRLEREKRIGKVEYIDEHTCRFLADVYDASELIPWIRTFICRITDISISNKFLEIQFKKDLQTMYEMYGMEGEK; encoded by the coding sequence ATGGCATATAGTGAATTAATTAAAAACTTTAATAAGATACGTGATTACATGCGCGATTTTTATGTCTATGGTTTCAAAAGCCGGGATGATTATACGAAGAAAAGTGCCAGGTCTTATGATGACGAGAAACGTCGCATAGAGAGCTGGCTTGGTGAGTATATGAAATTCCATCAGACTGCTGATGGTAAGAATGTATTTCTATCAATTGATAGCAGAGTAACCAGACACAATCCGCTTTATAAGGCCTGGAAGACAAAGAGCTTTACGGACGGGGATATTACACTTCATTTTATCATTATGGATATTCTTTCAGATGGCCAGGAACGGTCACTTGTGGCTATTGTGTCTCAAGTGGACCAATATCTGAGTGCTTTTGATCATGCAAGAGTATTTGACATTTCTACGATCAGAAAAAAACTTAACGAATACGTAAAAGAAGGATTGCTGGTAAGCAGGAAGAACGGTAAGATGATGTTATACCGTCGTACAGAAGAGCTTGAAATGCCAGGTACGGATGTTTTGGATTTCTTTTCAGAAACTGCACCATGTGGTGTGATTGGATCGTTTCTGAAAGATAAAACAAATGACATAGCTGACAATTTTGCATTTAAACATCATTACATAACCGGTGCAATGGACAGTGAAGTTTTGTGTACAATACTGGAAGCAATTCATGAAAAAAGAAATGTAACAGTTGAAATGCTCCATCGTAGGAAAAATCGTGTTACAGAATCGAATGTCGTTCCGCTTCGGATAATGATCAGTGTGCAGAGTGGAAGGCAATATATGATGGCCTATGCTCCATATTTTAAACGGATAACAGCGTATCGTCTTGATAATATTTTTGCTGTTAAAAATGGTGAGATTGCAGACCGATTTGATGAACTAAGAGATAAACTGAATGGAATGCAGCAACACATGTGGGGAGTAGCTACAGACAGCCGGTCGGGAAATCGCATGGAACATATTGAATTTACAGTTTGGTATGACGATGGAGAACAGCATATACCAAGGCGATTAGAGCGCGAGAAACGAATCGGAAAGGTGGAATATATTGATGAACATACATGCCGTTTTTTAGCTGATGTTTATGATGCAAGTGAGCTGATACCATGGATACGTACCTTTATCTGTCGAATCACAGATATTTCAATTTCAAATAAATTTTTGGAAATACAGTTTAAAAAAGATTTGCAGACGATGTATGAGATGTATGGAATGGAAGGGGAGAAATGA
- a CDS encoding WYL domain-containing protein: MLFHEIYSTYFQTVGKILTEAVEHPLTTGEISSIIQNHAFEESALNIPESLGMARWQLLKEDGTTILRKKPTMPLTILQKRWINAIALDPRIRLFTDRPVVFSDVEPLFLPEDIYVFDKYSDGDPYENEEYIRNFRLILDAIRHQYPIQISIRNRHGERVTTRTIPEYLEYSEKDDKFRLIGTGSKLGNTINLGRITSCEKCGNQQGKIGKRNLPQPRKVIFELVDDRNALERVLLHFAHFEKQVGKIDDRKYQVTLHYDKEDETEILIRVLSFGPMIRVVKPRAFINLIKGRLSDQKSCGL; this comes from the coding sequence ATGCTGTTTCATGAAATTTACAGTACATATTTTCAAACCGTAGGGAAAATCTTAACAGAAGCAGTGGAGCATCCGCTTACGACTGGAGAAATCAGTTCAATCATTCAGAATCATGCATTTGAAGAAAGTGCATTGAATATTCCAGAGTCTTTGGGAATGGCACGCTGGCAATTATTGAAAGAAGATGGAACAACCATTCTTAGAAAAAAGCCAACTATGCCCCTTACGATTTTGCAGAAACGCTGGATCAATGCGATCGCATTAGATCCAAGAATACGTTTGTTTACGGATCGACCAGTTGTATTTTCAGATGTGGAACCGTTATTTCTTCCAGAAGATATTTACGTCTTTGATAAGTATTCAGATGGTGATCCGTATGAGAATGAAGAATATATTCGGAACTTCCGTTTGATATTGGATGCGATCAGGCATCAGTATCCGATTCAGATCAGTATTAGAAATCGTCATGGGGAACGAGTAACAACCAGGACAATTCCTGAATATTTGGAATATTCCGAGAAAGATGATAAATTTCGTTTGATTGGTACAGGAAGCAAATTGGGAAATACGATTAATCTTGGCAGGATCACTTCTTGTGAAAAGTGCGGGAATCAACAGGGAAAGATTGGAAAAAGAAATCTGCCGCAGCCGCGCAAAGTGATATTTGAACTGGTTGATGACCGGAATGCTTTGGAACGTGTTCTGCTGCACTTCGCACACTTTGAAAAACAAGTCGGGAAAATAGATGATCGAAAATATCAGGTGACATTACATTATGATAAAGAGGACGAAACAGAGATTTTAATTCGTGTTCTTTCGTTTGGACCAATGATTCGCGTTGTGAAGCCCAGGGCATTCATTAATTTAATAAAGGGCAGATTGTCAGATCAAAAAAGTTGTGGACTGTAA
- a CDS encoding RtcB family protein, with amino-acid sequence MFEIKGKITTAICYAKVVEDEAIGQIRRMCDHDLTKGSKVRIMPDVHAGKGCTIGTTMTVTDKICPNIVGVDIGCGMYTVKLQDQVIDFEKIDEACHYVPSGMNVWEGRMERFDLTQLKCYRSLRDAKRLERSLGTLGGGNHFIEVDKAKDGVYYLVIHSGSRNLGKQVAEFYQQMAIDLHAGKEEYFIKRDEIIRTYKEQGRRAEIQEALKQLKQDYETQDLDVPEDICWLYGPFMDDYLHDIEICQRFARRSRERMAEIIIERTKMTQAEAFHTIHNYIDVDEMILRKGAIAAHAGEKVLIPINMRDGSILAVGKGNVEWNNSAPHGAGRIMSRTKAKQSIDLEKYKASMQGIYSTSVNADTLDEAPMAYKSLADIIDEIRDSVDIIDIMKPVYNFKASDGEVPWKKKGGTNERKDTGSTS; translated from the coding sequence ATGTTTGAAATAAAAGGAAAAATCACAACAGCAATCTGCTACGCAAAAGTTGTAGAAGATGAGGCAATCGGGCAGATCCGGAGAATGTGTGATCATGATCTGACAAAGGGAAGCAAGGTACGGATCATGCCTGATGTCCATGCAGGAAAAGGCTGCACGATCGGGACGACCATGACAGTTACAGATAAGATTTGTCCGAATATTGTAGGAGTCGATATTGGTTGTGGAATGTATACTGTAAAGCTGCAGGATCAGGTGATCGATTTTGAAAAAATAGATGAAGCATGCCATTATGTTCCTTCTGGAATGAACGTATGGGAAGGAAGAATGGAGAGGTTTGATTTGACGCAGCTTAAATGTTATAGATCTTTGCGAGATGCAAAGCGATTGGAAAGATCGCTTGGAACACTGGGCGGAGGAAACCACTTTATAGAGGTTGATAAGGCAAAGGATGGTGTATATTATTTAGTCATTCATTCAGGAAGCCGGAATTTGGGAAAACAGGTGGCTGAGTTTTATCAACAGATGGCAATTGATCTGCATGCGGGAAAAGAAGAGTATTTCATAAAGCGAGATGAGATTATCCGTACATACAAAGAGCAGGGAAGAAGAGCAGAAATCCAGGAGGCATTGAAGCAGTTAAAACAGGATTATGAGACGCAGGATCTGGATGTGCCAGAAGATATCTGCTGGCTTTATGGACCATTTATGGATGATTACCTGCATGATATTGAAATCTGCCAGCGTTTTGCAAGAAGGAGCAGGGAGCGCATGGCGGAAATTATTATTGAAAGAACCAAAATGACGCAAGCAGAAGCTTTTCATACCATTCATAATTATATTGATGTCGATGAAATGATTCTTAGAAAGGGTGCAATTGCCGCACATGCCGGTGAAAAAGTATTAATACCGATTAATATGAGAGATGGTTCCATTCTTGCTGTTGGAAAAGGAAATGTGGAATGGAATAATTCAGCACCACATGGAGCCGGAAGGATCATGTCCAGAACAAAAGCGAAACAGTCCATTGATCTGGAGAAATACAAAGCATCCATGCAAGGTATTTATTCTACGTCAGTGAATGCAGATACATTAGATGAGGCACCCATGGCATATAAATCGCTTGCAGATATCATTGATGAGATAAGGGATTCTGTAGATATCATCGATATCATGAAACCGGTATATAATTTCAAAGCTTCAGATGGGGAGGTGCCTTGGAAAAAGAAGGGTGGCACAAATGAGAGAAAAGATACAGGATCAACTTCGTAG
- a CDS encoding nucleotidyltransferase domain-containing protein has translation MAEENYREYLKGDLVRAKKYFYVLHPVLACQWILNWGTPPTMLFSELIKAELPVELIDVVNQLLELKMISSEAKLIKRIPEINEYLDKSILDIKSAVKLLEDNHTPDWKELNQLFLREINRDMA, from the coding sequence ATGGCCGAAGAAAATTATCGGGAATATCTTAAAGGTGATCTTGTCAGAGCAAAGAAATATTTCTACGTCCTGCACCCGGTACTGGCATGCCAATGGATTTTGAATTGGGGTACGCCTCCAACTATGTTGTTTTCAGAGTTGATAAAAGCAGAGCTGCCAGTAGAATTAATCGATGTAGTGAATCAATTGCTGGAATTAAAAATGATCTCGTCAGAGGCGAAGTTGATTAAAAGAATTCCGGAAATAAATGAATATCTTGATAAAAGTATTCTGGATATTAAAAGTGCAGTGAAATTACTAGAGGATAACCATACACCAGATTGGAAAGAGTTGAATCAATTGTTTTTGCGGGAAATAAACCGAGATATGGCATAA
- a CDS encoding Fic family protein, with product MRYLSVAEIAKKWNMSERSVRNYCAQGRVNGAFLTGKTWNIPESAEKPERTNKRKEEPITLLDILKEQKASRYSGGIYHKTQIDLTYNSNHMEGSRLTHDQTRYIFETNTIGVEKEVLNVDDVIETANHFRCIDMIIDHAKAALTEKFIKELHLVLKNGTSDSRKDWFAVGNYKKLPNEVGGRDTALPEEVADKMKVLLTEYNAKEEKNFADILDFHVKFERIHPFQDGNGRVGRLIMFKECLKYNIVPFIIEDNLKMFYYRGLKEWDNEKGYLTDTCLTAQDKYKAYLDYFRIMY from the coding sequence ATGCGATATCTTTCTGTTGCTGAAATAGCAAAAAAATGGAATATGTCAGAGCGCAGTGTTAGAAATTACTGCGCCCAGGGGCGTGTGAACGGTGCGTTTCTTACCGGCAAGACATGGAACATTCCGGAAAGCGCAGAAAAACCGGAGCGCACCAACAAAAGAAAAGAAGAACCGATTACTTTGTTGGATATCCTGAAAGAACAGAAGGCAAGTAGATACTCCGGTGGGATCTACCATAAAACACAGATTGATTTGACCTATAATTCCAACCATATGGAAGGAAGCCGCCTGACCCACGATCAAACCAGATACATCTTTGAAACCAATACTATTGGCGTAGAAAAAGAAGTACTGAATGTGGATGACGTAATCGAAACAGCAAATCACTTCCGCTGCATTGACATGATTATTGATCATGCAAAAGCAGCTTTGACGGAGAAATTCATCAAAGAACTTCATTTAGTTTTGAAGAACGGTACCAGTGATTCCAGAAAAGATTGGTTTGCTGTTGGCAATTATAAGAAACTTCCTAATGAAGTCGGCGGCAGGGATACAGCCCTTCCGGAAGAAGTTGCCGATAAAATGAAGGTCTTGCTGACGGAATACAACGCCAAAGAAGAAAAGAACTTTGCGGATATTTTGGACTTTCATGTGAAGTTTGAGCGGATCCATCCGTTTCAGGATGGTAATGGGCGTGTGGGCAGGTTAATTATGTTTAAGGAGTGTCTGAAATACAATATCGTTCCATTTATCATTGAGGACAATCTGAAGATGTTCTATTATCGTGGATTGAAGGAATGGGACAACGAAAAAGGCTATCTGACAGATACTTGCCTGACCGCGCAGGACAAGTATAAAGCGTATTTGGATTATTTTAGGATTATGTATTGA
- a CDS encoding DUF2075 domain-containing protein, whose translation MLIYAGTKSDFMIDIEHDSLETKLYENIKLKMNRTTGLSELNAWRNSLKEMYITLNDSDIPEDAGVAIEYNIPQTSKRVDFLISGYGLNGKGNVVIVELKQWEKLTAIDGQDAIVETYTGGANRRVVHPCYQAWSYAALIRDYNEYVQDNEISRHPCAYLHNYPRIENDPLDKEQYQDIMEETPAFTYGQREAFRTFIKKQVIMGDKEDTLLKIEQGKIKPSKQLQDALANMLKGNQEFVMLDEQKVVYESILDYSCQCQKDGKKRTIIVEGGPGTGKTVVAINLLAELTNRMQFVQYVSKNAAPRTVYQFKLKGHMKKTV comes from the coding sequence ATGCTTATTTATGCAGGTACAAAAAGTGATTTTATGATTGATATAGAGCATGATAGTTTGGAAACAAAATTATATGAAAATATAAAATTAAAGATGAACCGAACGACGGGATTAAGTGAGCTGAACGCCTGGCGGAATTCATTAAAAGAAATGTATATTACATTGAATGATTCTGATATTCCAGAGGATGCAGGTGTGGCGATTGAATATAATATTCCCCAGACTTCAAAACGGGTAGATTTTCTTATTTCTGGTTATGGATTGAATGGAAAAGGAAATGTTGTCATTGTTGAATTGAAACAATGGGAAAAATTAACAGCTATAGATGGTCAGGATGCAATTGTCGAAACATATACGGGCGGTGCGAACCGAAGAGTTGTACATCCATGTTATCAAGCTTGGTCTTACGCAGCTTTAATCAGGGATTATAATGAATATGTTCAGGACAACGAAATCAGCCGTCATCCTTGTGCGTATCTTCATAATTATCCAAGAATAGAAAATGATCCATTGGATAAAGAACAATATCAGGATATTATGGAGGAGACGCCTGCATTTACTTATGGGCAAAGGGAAGCTTTTCGTACATTTATTAAAAAGCAAGTTATAATGGGGGACAAAGAGGATACACTGCTGAAAATTGAACAGGGAAAAATTAAACCTTCTAAGCAACTTCAAGATGCACTTGCAAATATGCTTAAAGGGAATCAGGAATTTGTTATGTTGGATGAACAGAAGGTTGTATATGAAAGCATTCTTGATTATTCTTGTCAGTGTCAGAAAGATGGAAAGAAAAGAACAATTATTGTTGAAGGGGGTCCTGGAACCGGAAAAACAGTTGTTGCAATTAATCTACTGGCTGAACTCACAAATCGAATGCAATTTGTTCAATATGTTTCAAAAAATGCTGCACCGAGAACTGTTTATCAATTTAAATTAAAGGGACATATGAAAAAAACAGTGTAG
- a CDS encoding DUF2075 domain-containing protein, with protein MADEAHRLNEKSGMFQNMGENQIKEIIHAAVCSVFFIDESQRVTLSDIGSVAEIEKWADLEESEVVKMQLVSQFRCNGSDGYLAWLDQALEIRETANYDLDGIDYDIRICDTPAEMEAIVIEKNRARNRARILAGYCWDWPKATRNNTNFHDIEIGDYSISWNLNGGDAFAISEGSVHEAGCIHTSQGLEFDYTGVIIGDDMRFENGKVITDYTKRAKTDNSLKGIKTLAKKDKEKADQVADEIIKNTYRTLMTRGMKGCYVYCTDTALAQYFKKLLKQK; from the coding sequence CTGGCTGATGAAGCACATAGGCTAAATGAGAAATCCGGTATGTTCCAAAATATGGGAGAGAACCAGATAAAAGAAATTATTCATGCCGCTGTTTGTAGTGTGTTTTTTATTGATGAGAGTCAGAGGGTTACACTATCAGATATTGGGAGTGTAGCTGAAATAGAAAAGTGGGCAGATTTGGAAGAATCAGAAGTTGTTAAAATGCAACTTGTTTCTCAGTTCCGTTGTAATGGTTCTGATGGATACCTGGCATGGTTAGATCAGGCGTTGGAAATCCGCGAAACAGCAAATTATGATCTTGACGGAATTGATTATGATATTCGTATCTGTGATACGCCTGCAGAAATGGAGGCAATTGTGATTGAAAAGAACCGCGCCAGAAATAGAGCAAGAATTCTCGCGGGTTATTGTTGGGATTGGCCGAAGGCTACCAGAAACAATACAAATTTCCATGATATCGAAATTGGAGATTATTCCATAAGCTGGAATCTAAATGGTGGAGATGCTTTTGCAATCAGTGAAGGGTCAGTTCATGAAGCTGGATGTATTCATACATCGCAAGGACTAGAATTCGATTATACGGGTGTCATCATTGGTGATGATATGCGATTTGAAAACGGGAAAGTGATCACAGACTACACAAAACGTGCAAAGACCGATAATTCTTTGAAAGGAATAAAAACACTAGCGAAGAAAGACAAAGAAAAAGCAGATCAGGTTGCAGATGAAATCATAAAAAATACATACAGAACACTCATGACAAGAGGTATGAAGGGATGCTATGTATATTGCACGGATACAGCCTTGGCACAATATTTTAAGAAACTTTTAAAACAAAAATGA
- a CDS encoding nucleotide pyrophosphohydrolase, translated as MKEKTIERIRKFTEERDWDQFHSPANLAKSIVIEAAELLECFQWSDTEYDLQHIKEELADVLVYSQNLLDKLELDADEIVNMKMKQNEAKYPVDKAKGNAAKYTEL; from the coding sequence ATGAAGGAAAAAACAATAGAGCGTATTCGCAAATTTACAGAAGAGCGGGATTGGGATCAATTTCATAGTCCGGCAAATCTTGCAAAATCGATTGTGATTGAGGCAGCAGAGTTGTTGGAGTGTTTCCAGTGGAGTGATACAGAGTATGATCTGCAGCATATAAAAGAAGAACTGGCAGATGTACTTGTTTATTCACAAAATCTTCTTGATAAATTGGAACTTGATGCAGATGAAATCGTGAATATGAAGATGAAACAGAATGAAGCAAAGTATCCGGTAGATAAAGCAAAAGGGAATGCGGCAAAATATACGGAGTTGTAG